AAGACCAGGAAGATATCAACGACGAGGATTTCGACTACGGCTACGACGAGTTTCGCGACGACGTGCTGAGCGTCCTCCAGGACACCTACCCGGAGGGTACGTTCGATCCGTCTGGGAACGCTATCGAGATCTCGGCTCCAGGCCTCCCGCTCGACGCCGACGTTGTGGTGTGCGTCAAGTACAAGCACTACTACAACTTCCCGCAGGGCTACTACGAGGGGATCATCTTCTGGCCGACGGGCTCGAACTCCTCGGTCGTGAACTACCCGACGCGCCATCGAGAGTACGGCGCAGACAAGCAGGACGAGACTGACGACCGGTTCAAGGAGACCGTGCGGATGTTCAAGAACGCTCGCAAGGAGGTCGTCGCGGACGGCTACATCACCGACGACATCGTCGCGTCCTATTTCATCGAGTGTCTCCTCTACAACGTCCCGCCGGGGCGATATACCGATGACCTCCAAGAACGGTACGTCAAGGTCGTTGACTATCTGCAGGAAACCGACTACTCCGATTGGAAGTGCCAGAATGAAGTAACGGACCTTTTCGGCAGTGGGTCTACGAAATGGGACACCTGGCACGCCAAGCTGTTTGTCGATGCCCTGGAAACGTACTGGGAGAACGCCGAGTCCAACCAGATGAATGCACGTGGCTCTGTTGAAATCCTATTCCTCAGACATATTCTCGCCTGAAACAGCCGACCGATGAAAACTGCGAATCTACTACCCAAGAAATCTCCCACGACGGCGTAGTAGAATGGAAGTCACTACCAACGGGATTGCCACGTACACCGCTCCAAGTAGGAGTAGGTCGGAATTCATACCCACTCTCACAGCCTGAACTACCCCGACCATCGCGGCTGTGAGTGTCCCGTACCAGCCGATAGGCCTTCGTTGATACACGAAGACTGCTAAGACACCGAGTACAACTCCCACGGCCCCCCATTGTAAACTGGCGACCGTTTGTGGGTTGATTCCACCTTCAACGACCGGCCCTGATAGCTGAGCCAGAAACGCCATCCAAAACGAACCGACTGCGAATACCACTAACGCAGCTACAAGACCAAGAATATCTACTGGAGGACGCCCCTCGCCTTTCCTCTCAAAAAGACTGGAAACGTTCCAGCTCGCTTGGGTAGACATAGCCTCATAATCTTGGCGAATATACATAATACCTTGTGCTTACCGAAATTGCTCACCACATCGAGGTGGGTTCTCACCGGTTGGGTTGGACAGAAACAGCCGCTCAGTAGGTGTGCGAACCTATCGTGAGTTGCTGAAGCGAGCAATCACGAATCCAATGAGGACACCTAACGAGATAGTAATTAAATCTGAGTCCACAGTCACCACTCCGAATAAACTGAGGTAATTGATGAGTAGAAAGAGGGCAAACCCAAGAATCAATGCACCAAACAGAGAGATAACGTCTTTTTGTTGAATTGCGGGCATTATCCGATATATCCCCTCCTTCGGTAAGTGCTTTGTCTGTACTTACCGAAGACCGAGAGAACAACAACGTAGTCGTCGCCGGCTCAATGAAGTGAATCCTCGGAGTGTTCGTGCGAGAGGTTCAGTTCATTGAGCGGCTTCTCCTATCTGACCTGAGGTGCGAACTGGTGATTCGGGATGTTCCTCTGATTATTGACATAGTCCTTATGATTCTTCGGGCGTGACTATTTCGCATGGATGAGACAGTATCCCGCTTCCCCCGTCCGTCGGCCAAAAGCGTTGAACGCTCACTTGCTGTTCTTCTGGTGGGATTGCTCGGGTTATACGCTCTTGGGACACTCGTGAGAGACAGTATTCCAGTACTCAATATGGTCGGTGTGGTTGCAGTTCACTTCGCGGTTGTGGTCGCAGGCATCTTCCCTATCGCTGTGATTGGACACGCTCTGTATAGCCGAGTCCGTACTGGGGCTGCCAAGCCACGTCGTATCGAAATCTTCAGCTCACTCGTCGCGCTGAGTTGTTTGGGTACTTCACTCTGGCTCACGATTGGTTCGACCTCCAGTCTTACCACGCCGCTGTTAACGGTTTCTTATGGTGCATTACTTGTTCTCGCGGGTTTCGTTGTTGTCCGATAATATTCTGAATTGAGCGGTACGTGTGGAGGCTGTACTTACCGACCATCCCCAAATCTGCCACAGACTGAGGATTTCAACAGAGCCATGCACGTCTATTCCAGCGATAACGAGTTCCGATCGACGTTTCTGGCAATCTTGGGCGTCATCGCGTTCGTCATCGTGTTTGTGCTGAATGTCTACGTCTTCCCCTGGCTCTACCAGCAAATCCCATTCGAGATGCCACCGCTGCTGATTCCTGGTCTGGCGTTCGGGGTCGTGTTCGGCCTGATCCATCGAGTGTTCGATCGTCGACTGTGGAACAAGCCCTGGATGCCCGATTTCATAGTAGCCGTCCCCGACCTAACCGGGCACTGGGAGGGCGAAATCAGATCCAGCTACGAGGGCGAGATTCCAGACGACTACCTCGCCGATGGCGGCCACCAACCGATGCCGGCCACGCTGGATATCAAGCAGACGTGGAGCAAGATTATCGTGCACTTTGAGACTGAGCGGTCGCCCTCAGTCAGCACGGGAGCCAGCTTCCAGACCGAGGGAACGCTGCACACGAAGGTCTCCTATCTGTACGAGAACGAGGGTGCAGACGTGGACGAGCAGGCAGAAGACGAAGGACCATACGACGGGACGGCGCGGCTTACATACCGCGAGTCGATAGACCGGCTGGCGGGCTACTACTACACTGGGCCTGCCCGTGCCTCCGAGCAGGACGGCAGCCAGAAAACGACGTATGGCACGATGGAGTTCACTCGAGATAGCGATGAGCCCCAGAAGTAAACCGATTATCCGACCGATCGGTTACCCCCGCCAGACAAGTGCGCTAACCGGCTAATTATCGGTAAGTACGCAGTTCGGAGCGTTCCAATCAGTCTCCGCCATGGACTGTACAGGAGTCCTTAGATTTGCTCTGTTGAATAGATGCTGAGTCACGGTTACAGCGGCTCACACAGCGATTCTATGTTGATGATGGCGAACATCAGAACAATTTCACGGAACTGTCGATACCAGCCAAGCGCTCGCACGGCATCGCCGAGCGAGCGCTTCGTTGTCGAGTACGAAGTCTCGGCCATCCAGCGCTGCGAGTAGCCTTTTGCCCGGATGAGCGCGTTATGACCGACCGTGAGTGGCTTCGACCCACGCTGTAAGATGAGTGGGTCGACGCCGAGTGCGTAGAACTCGTATTTCGTGATCCAGTTGTGGA
This portion of the Halogeometricum sp. S3BR5-2 genome encodes:
- a CDS encoding nucleotidyltransferase domain-containing protein, which produces MAIDEDTLESWTDPKRAALQSAQDTHTKIRNALNDSDTLDDVEFHDFLQGSYANNTIIRDSSDVDIVVRLDEFEYFNFHDLDPEDQEDINDEDFDYGYDEFRDDVLSVLQDTYPEGTFDPSGNAIEISAPGLPLDADVVVCVKYKHYYNFPQGYYEGIIFWPTGSNSSVVNYPTRHREYGADKQDETDDRFKETVRMFKNARKEVVADGYITDDIVASYFIECLLYNVPPGRYTDDLQERYVKVVDYLQETDYSDWKCQNEVTDLFGSGSTKWDTWHAKLFVDALETYWENAESNQMNARGSVEILFLRHILA